Proteins encoded together in one Corynebacterium liangguodongii window:
- a CDS encoding phosphate/phosphite/phosphonate ABC transporter substrate-binding protein gives MFTTKRSRALIGAVTLSVLSLTACGSDSSDGAKGGKAITLAAVPSESSASLSADYDKIAKLIEKETGNTVTFQNVSDYAAVIEGMRAGQIDIASFGPFSYVIAKDSGVNLKPAASGTDNENEPPAYTSLAYVRADENGISSLADLKGKKVCFVDQASTSGYLVPMKGLMDEGIDLNADLTPILAGGHDASLLSLDSGNCDVAFAHDTMLSTLTTSGQVKDGALKPIWESDPITEDPIAVNYGTLDEETANKIVEAIRTKANKPALVEEGICDSVDNCELPEELEWGYLPVEDSDFDSIRDICKATNAPACRNVG, from the coding sequence GTGTTTACGACCAAGCGTTCTCGCGCTCTCATCGGCGCAGTCACCCTCTCCGTTCTGTCCCTCACCGCATGCGGCTCGGACTCGTCCGACGGCGCAAAGGGCGGCAAAGCGATCACCCTCGCAGCCGTGCCGTCCGAATCCTCCGCCTCCTTGTCCGCCGACTACGACAAGATTGCAAAGCTCATTGAGAAGGAAACCGGCAACACCGTCACCTTCCAGAACGTCTCGGACTACGCTGCCGTTATCGAGGGAATGCGCGCAGGTCAGATCGACATCGCATCCTTCGGACCGTTCTCCTACGTCATTGCGAAGGACTCAGGTGTGAACCTGAAGCCCGCCGCTTCCGGCACCGACAACGAGAACGAGCCGCCCGCCTACACCTCGCTCGCCTACGTGCGCGCAGATGAAAACGGCATTTCCTCGCTCGCTGATCTCAAGGGCAAGAAGGTCTGCTTCGTTGACCAGGCATCCACCTCCGGCTACCTGGTCCCGATGAAGGGGCTCATGGACGAAGGTATCGATCTTAACGCTGACCTCACCCCCATTCTCGCGGGCGGCCACGACGCCTCGTTGCTCTCCCTCGATTCCGGCAACTGTGACGTGGCGTTCGCCCACGACACAATGCTAAGCACGCTGACCACGTCCGGTCAGGTCAAAGATGGCGCGCTGAAACCGATCTGGGAATCCGACCCCATCACTGAAGATCCGATCGCCGTGAACTACGGAACGCTGGATGAGGAGACCGCAAACAAGATCGTCGAGGCGATCCGCACCAAGGCGAACAAGCCGGCGCTCGTTGAAGAAGGCATCTGCGATTCCGTGGACAACTGCGAGCTGCCCGAAGAGCTGGAGTGGGGCTACCTGCCGGTGGAGGACTCCGATTTCGACTCAATCCGCGACATTTGCAAGGCCACAAACGCGCCCGCCTGCCGGAACGTCG
- a CDS encoding TIGR03364 family FAD-dependent oxidoreductase produces the protein MTHDLIVIGSGILGLATAFLAHKQGQSVHVIEAEAAPVHSSIMNFGHACFTGQADLIQPVADRARRGWLQAAQDTGLWAAQSGTWIPAVTELEMQVLREFAAHRGEADVTLVGPGEIRDALANPDLEAVGGAHLPRDMRVNPREAAPRLVAWLASQGVTFTWNTRVTAVSDGRVDTVRGEYSARRVIACPGDQLRGLFPRIAEGNGVRVCTLAMALLTRPGRIPVETALLTGTSLARYDGFAAMPSVPQLRDELASREPELVAMVANLMATGIPNGLLVGDSHAYSLSPEPFIDEALAEVLIERASYYFGLGEPVVRQRWLGHYADSAERNLVLVHPDDSTTVAVVTSGIGMTLSFGIAELALSGQVVEGF, from the coding sequence ATGACACACGACCTCATCGTTATCGGATCTGGCATTCTCGGGCTGGCCACAGCGTTCCTCGCGCATAAACAGGGGCAGTCGGTCCACGTCATCGAAGCCGAAGCTGCGCCTGTCCACTCATCGATCATGAATTTCGGGCACGCGTGCTTCACGGGCCAGGCCGATCTTATTCAGCCTGTCGCGGACAGGGCGCGCAGGGGATGGCTCCAGGCCGCGCAGGATACGGGGCTCTGGGCCGCTCAATCGGGCACCTGGATTCCAGCGGTGACCGAGCTCGAGATGCAGGTGCTGCGCGAATTTGCCGCCCACCGCGGCGAGGCTGATGTCACCCTCGTGGGGCCCGGTGAAATCCGAGATGCCCTGGCTAATCCTGATCTCGAGGCGGTTGGTGGTGCCCACCTTCCGCGGGACATGAGGGTCAATCCGCGTGAAGCGGCGCCGCGCTTAGTCGCTTGGCTTGCGTCGCAGGGTGTGACATTCACATGGAACACCCGCGTCACCGCAGTGTCCGACGGCCGGGTGGATACCGTCCGCGGAGAATATTCGGCTCGCCGCGTCATCGCGTGCCCGGGTGATCAACTCCGTGGCCTGTTTCCCCGCATAGCGGAGGGCAATGGGGTGCGCGTGTGCACGCTGGCCATGGCCCTGCTTACGCGTCCAGGCCGGATACCGGTGGAGACCGCACTTCTCACGGGCACCTCGCTGGCGCGTTATGACGGCTTCGCGGCCATGCCGAGTGTTCCTCAGCTGCGCGACGAGCTGGCTTCTCGTGAGCCGGAACTGGTTGCAATGGTGGCGAATCTCATGGCCACCGGGATTCCGAATGGTCTGTTGGTTGGTGATTCCCATGCGTACTCGCTGAGCCCGGAGCCGTTCATTGACGAGGCGCTTGCGGAAGTCCTGATCGAGCGAGCCTCCTACTACTTCGGTCTGGGTGAGCCGGTGGTGCGACAGCGCTGGCTGGGCCATTACGCAGACTCCGCCGAGCGGAACCTGGTTCTCGTGCACCCGGACGATTCCACGACCGTTGCCGTGGTGACTTCGGGTATCGGAATGACGCTGTCCTTCGGAATCGCCGAGCTGGCGCTTTCCGGGCAGGTTGTCGAAGGGTTCTGA
- a CDS encoding GntR family transcriptional regulator codes for MSAAHPVTHHDIAMFLREKIRSGALQPGDAIPSEATLCAQFGSARGTVRQAVATLRAEGVISSGQGRRSRVVQRIASQSFDDVVSFSQWCRSNGIEPGQRTQSVTRGFAGAQLAEDFHIGQDDPVVSVHRLRLMDGAPAMVERLNYPLHVGKHVLSFDPDTGSIYEQLIANGVDIDHALRVIDAIEAPEEDATLLGVTPGTPLLRVRRKAFTASGSPIESSDDRYLFTKASFAVTSSRSNPQNVSMVSTPR; via the coding sequence ATGTCCGCCGCTCATCCCGTCACACACCACGACATTGCGATGTTCCTGCGCGAGAAAATTCGCTCGGGTGCGCTGCAGCCAGGGGATGCCATCCCGTCAGAAGCAACGCTGTGCGCCCAGTTCGGATCCGCCCGCGGAACTGTCCGTCAGGCGGTTGCAACCCTTAGAGCGGAGGGTGTGATCTCCTCCGGGCAGGGACGCCGCTCCCGTGTCGTCCAACGAATTGCCTCACAATCCTTCGACGACGTCGTTTCGTTCTCTCAATGGTGTCGCTCGAACGGGATCGAACCCGGGCAACGCACACAATCAGTCACGCGCGGCTTCGCCGGTGCCCAGCTAGCCGAAGATTTTCACATCGGCCAGGACGACCCGGTTGTTTCTGTGCACCGACTGCGCCTGATGGACGGCGCGCCAGCAATGGTGGAACGACTCAATTACCCGCTCCACGTGGGGAAACACGTGTTATCTTTCGATCCGGATACGGGGTCTATTTATGAACAGCTCATCGCCAACGGCGTCGACATCGACCATGCGCTGAGGGTAATCGACGCTATCGAGGCACCGGAAGAGGACGCAACGCTCCTCGGCGTCACCCCTGGCACCCCACTGTTGCGCGTCCGCCGCAAGGCGTTTACCGCGTCGGGCTCGCCCATCGAGTCATCCGACGACCGCTATCTTTTCACCAAGGCCAGCTTCGCGGTGACGTCTTCGCGCAGCAACCCGCAGAACGTGTCAATGGTGTCAACCCCCCGCTGA
- a CDS encoding ABC transporter substrate-binding protein, which produces MTSLRAAAALLAYALMPLAAVSCATDGGPGTGRGDLVVATQAAPASLDFTSTGGAAAPQALVGNVYETLVRIDSTGTPQPHLATSWETSPDGTEYVFHLREGVRFSNGKEFTAEDAAFSIDYVKNHWTNALKAQMDPVARAEAVDKRTLRVTLAQPSTSWLWSMGTLTGAMMTPDSIDRLATDPLGTGPYTVRRFAVGEFVSFAARGDYWGAAPQSDATMRYFDDATAAVNALRAGDADVVWAMQAPQLIGALPEEIGVEVGTTNGEVVLSMNNRRAPFDDPDVRRAVAYAIDRDALNSVVYDGMATDTGGAPVPPTDPWFTGQDYYPFDPDRARELLAGRTPKLTITVPNLPYAQAAAELIFSQLRDVGFDVALETVEFPAVWLGQVLKRHDYQASIVAHVEPRDIPLMFGNPDYYFGYDSPTARSRIAAAEVGEQAENMAAAVDVIMADAAALTLLNAPNIVLTAPGVSGVDPNVVTDGLELASIRKESRP; this is translated from the coding sequence ATGACGTCACTCAGGGCTGCCGCCGCGCTGCTCGCCTACGCACTCATGCCGCTGGCGGCCGTCAGCTGCGCGACAGACGGTGGGCCCGGCACCGGGCGCGGGGATCTCGTCGTGGCCACGCAGGCCGCGCCGGCGAGCCTGGACTTCACCTCCACGGGCGGCGCCGCCGCACCGCAGGCGCTCGTCGGCAACGTCTATGAAACGCTCGTGCGTATCGACTCCACAGGCACCCCTCAACCCCACCTGGCCACGAGCTGGGAGACAAGCCCCGACGGCACCGAATACGTCTTCCACCTGCGCGAGGGCGTGAGGTTTTCCAACGGCAAGGAGTTCACGGCCGAGGACGCGGCGTTTTCCATCGACTACGTGAAAAACCACTGGACGAACGCGCTCAAGGCGCAGATGGACCCGGTGGCGCGGGCGGAGGCCGTCGATAAGCGGACCCTGCGCGTGACGCTCGCGCAGCCCTCAACAAGCTGGCTGTGGTCCATGGGCACGCTCACAGGCGCGATGATGACGCCGGATTCCATCGACCGCCTGGCCACCGACCCACTGGGCACCGGGCCCTACACGGTGCGCCGCTTCGCCGTGGGCGAGTTCGTGTCCTTCGCCGCGCGCGGCGACTACTGGGGTGCCGCACCGCAGTCCGACGCGACGATGCGCTACTTTGATGACGCCACCGCGGCGGTCAACGCGCTGCGCGCGGGCGACGCCGACGTCGTGTGGGCAATGCAGGCCCCGCAGCTCATCGGCGCCCTGCCGGAGGAGATCGGCGTCGAGGTCGGCACCACCAACGGCGAGGTGGTGCTGTCGATGAACAACCGCCGCGCGCCCTTTGATGACCCCGACGTGCGCCGGGCGGTGGCCTACGCCATCGACCGCGACGCTCTCAACAGCGTCGTCTACGACGGCATGGCCACCGACACCGGAGGCGCCCCCGTCCCGCCCACGGACCCGTGGTTTACGGGCCAGGACTACTACCCCTTTGATCCCGACCGGGCCCGCGAGCTGCTCGCCGGGCGCACCCCAAAGCTCACCATCACGGTTCCCAACCTGCCCTACGCGCAGGCCGCCGCGGAGCTGATCTTCTCCCAGCTTCGCGACGTCGGATTCGATGTCGCCTTAGAGACAGTCGAGTTCCCCGCCGTGTGGCTGGGCCAGGTGCTCAAGCGGCACGACTACCAGGCCTCCATCGTCGCCCACGTCGAACCCCGCGACATCCCGTTGATGTTTGGCAACCCCGACTACTATTTCGGCTACGACTCGCCCACCGCGCGCAGCCGCATCGCGGCCGCGGAGGTGGGCGAGCAAGCGGAGAACATGGCGGCGGCAGTGGATGTGATCATGGCCGACGCCGCGGCGCTCACGCTGCTCAACGCCCCGAACATCGTGCTCACGGCGCCGGGGGTGAGCGGTGTGGACCCGAACGTGGTCACCGATGGTTTGGAGCTGGCGTCTATACGCAAGGAGTCCCGCCCATGA
- a CDS encoding ABC transporter permease, whose product MIVRALTRFFLLIALASLLIFALLRAVPGDPARVALGVTATDEDVAALSALLGTDRPLIVQYLDWAGGLLTGDLGVSMASRTPIGPVVAERAGVSLTLTVLAMLASLAIAVPLGVYLAQHGARPLGMVVAAAIQVGIVVPSFMVAILLVAVLSVRLGWLPAGGWESPAHLVAPVASLALVQAAILTRYSQRAITEEMGKDYVRTARAKGARRSATLYRHALRNAALPVLTVAGIQLSSLVVGAVVIERVFALPGLGTMLLDAVANRDLTTVQTVMMLLVAFTLTVNLVVDLLYAAIDPRVRRPAAKKVGA is encoded by the coding sequence ATGATCGTTCGCGCGCTGACGCGCTTTTTCCTCCTCATCGCCCTAGCCAGCCTGCTCATCTTCGCGTTGCTGCGCGCTGTGCCGGGCGACCCGGCGCGCGTGGCGCTCGGGGTGACGGCCACGGACGAGGACGTCGCGGCGCTCTCCGCGCTGCTGGGAACCGACCGTCCCTTAATCGTGCAGTACCTCGACTGGGCGGGGGGCCTGCTCACTGGCGACCTCGGGGTCTCCATGGCCAGCCGGACGCCGATTGGCCCGGTCGTTGCCGAGCGTGCCGGGGTCTCGCTCACGCTCACCGTGCTCGCGATGCTCGCCTCCCTCGCCATCGCCGTCCCGCTCGGCGTCTACCTCGCGCAACACGGTGCCCGCCCGCTGGGCATGGTTGTCGCCGCGGCCATCCAGGTCGGCATCGTCGTGCCCAGCTTCATGGTGGCCATCCTCCTCGTGGCGGTGCTCTCCGTGCGGCTGGGGTGGCTGCCCGCCGGCGGCTGGGAATCCCCGGCCCACCTCGTCGCGCCGGTCGCCTCGCTCGCGCTCGTGCAGGCGGCCATCCTCACCCGCTACTCCCAGCGCGCGATCACCGAGGAGATGGGCAAGGACTACGTGCGCACCGCGCGGGCGAAGGGGGCACGGCGATCGGCCACCCTCTACCGCCACGCGCTGCGCAACGCGGCGCTACCCGTGCTCACCGTCGCCGGCATCCAGCTCTCCAGCCTCGTCGTCGGTGCCGTCGTCATCGAGCGGGTCTTCGCCCTCCCCGGGCTGGGCACGATGCTTCTCGACGCCGTGGCCAACCGCGACCTCACCACCGTGCAAACGGTGATGATGCTGCTGGTGGCCTTCACCTTGACGGTCAACCTCGTCGTCGATCTACTCTACGCTGCGATCGATCCCCGGGTGCGCCGGCCCGCGGCGAAGAAGGTGGGGGCATGA